Proteins encoded in a region of the Phaenicophaeus curvirostris isolate KB17595 chromosome 1, BPBGC_Pcur_1.0, whole genome shotgun sequence genome:
- the SSTR3 gene encoding somatostatin receptor type 3, producing the protein MDTSAFSLPTPAVSEEGNASGSWAGFTTPNSSTTASPGVIVSGVLIPVVYLIVCVVGLAGNSLVIYVVLRHSVSESVTNVYIFNLALADELFMLGLPFLAAQNALSYWPFGSFMCRLVMAVDAINQFTSIFCLTVMSVDRYLAVVHPGKSSKWRTARVAKAVSATVWVLSSIVVLPVVIFSDVPLGMSTCHIQWPEPASVWRAGFIIYTATLGFFGPLLVICLCYLLIVVKVRSSGRRVRALSSKHKLSERRVTRMVVAVVAVFVLCWLPFYVLNIINVVCPLPEEPSLFGVYFLVVVLPYANSCANPIIYGFLSYRFKQGFRRAILRPSRRVQSQEVPACPAEKSDDEGEEGEISKITKNGNDRQEHPLSSGEGERNEHKLLPEEPVECEKSNKLHVSYL; encoded by the coding sequence ATGGACACTTCTGCTTTCAGCCTCCCCACGCCAGCAGTGTCAGAGGAGGGGAATGCCTCTGGCAGCTGGGCAGGCTTCACCACCCCTAACAGCTCCACCACCGCAAGCCCTGGTGTGATTGTCAGCGGTGTCCTCATCCCTGTGGTCTACCTCATTGTCTGTGTGGTGGGTCTGGCCGGGAATTCTCTGGTCATTTATGTGGTCCTGCGACACTCTGTGAGCGAGTCGGTGACCAACGTCTACATCTTCAACCTGGCCctagctgatgagctcttcatGCTGGGCCTGCCATTCCTGGCTGCACAAAATGCCTTGTCCTACTGGCCATTTGGGTCTTTCATGTGCCGCCTGGTGATGGCTGTGGATGCCATTAATCAGTTCACCAGCATCTTCTGCCTGACAGTGATGAGTGTTGATCGCTACCTCGCTGTGGTCCACCCAGGGAAGTCCTCCAAGTGGCGGACAGCACGGGTGGCCAAAGCTGTGAGTGCAACTGTCTGGGTGCTGTCTTCCATAGTGGTGCTGCCTGTGGTTATCTTCTCAGATGTCCCTTTAGGGATGAGCACATGCCACATCCAGTGGCCAGAGCCTGCCTCGGTGTGGAGAGCTGGCTTCATCATCTACACTGCCACCCTGGGCTTCTTTGGGCCACTGCTGGTGATTTGTCTCTGCTATCTTCTTATTGTTGTGAAGGTTCGTTCGTCTGGCAGGCGGGTGAGGGCTCTGTCCTCCAAGCACAAGCTCTCAGAGCGCAGAGTGACTCGCATGGTGGTGGCTGTTGTGGCTGTCTTCGTCCTTTGCTGGCTCCCCTTCTATGTCCTCAACATAATCAATGTTGTCTGCCCTCTGCCAGAGGAGCCATCCCTCTTTGGTGTCTACTTCCTTGTGGTGGTGCTGCCATATGCCAACAGCTGTGCCAATCCTATCATCTATGGCTTCCTCTCCTACCGCTTCAAGCAGGGCTTCCGGAGGGCCATCCTCAGGCCATCCCGCCGAGTCCAGAGCCAGGAGGTGCCagcctgccctgcagagaagtcTGATGATGAAGGAGAAGAGGGTGAGATCAGCAAGATCACCAAGAATGGTAATGACAGGCAGGAACACCCTCTAAGCagtggggaaggagaaaggaatgaaCATAAACTGCTCCCTGAGGAGCCTGTGGAATGTGAAAAGAGCAACAAGTTGCATGTCAGTTATCTATGA